A window of the Arcobacter sp. F155 genome harbors these coding sequences:
- a CDS encoding OadG family protein: METNLIAEAVKFMALGMGIVFIFLIVMIYALKLQAKIIGKYF; the protein is encoded by the coding sequence ATGGAAACAAACTTAATTGCGGAAGCAGTAAAGTTTATGGCATTAGGTATGGGAATAGTGTTTATATTCCTAATAGTAATGATCTATGCTTTAAAACTGCAAGCAAAAATAATAGGGAAGTATTTTC